In Oryzihumus leptocrescens, the following are encoded in one genomic region:
- a CDS encoding carbonic anhydrase, with translation MSAHEVRPGTPTQAWTELERGNARFVSGRHEHPNQDVERRHSLADGQKPFALVFGCGDSRVAAEIIFDQGLGDLFVVRTAGHVVDSGVLGSIEFGVGVLDIPLVVVLGHDSCGAVAATMSAVEHGVLPGGYIRDIVERVTPSVLIAHRKGKTDPDAVEAEHVRQTIRLLVERSTIIGERVADGRLAVVGATYALDEGRAQLVEAVGDLDWDIEPE, from the coding sequence GTGAGCGCGCACGAGGTCCGCCCGGGCACCCCGACGCAGGCCTGGACCGAGCTCGAGCGGGGCAACGCCCGCTTCGTCTCGGGCCGTCACGAGCACCCCAACCAGGACGTCGAGCGGCGCCACAGCCTCGCCGACGGGCAGAAGCCGTTCGCGCTCGTGTTCGGCTGCGGCGACTCGCGCGTCGCGGCGGAGATCATCTTCGACCAGGGCCTGGGCGACCTGTTCGTCGTGCGCACCGCCGGCCACGTCGTCGACTCCGGCGTGCTGGGCTCGATCGAGTTCGGGGTCGGCGTGCTCGACATCCCGCTGGTGGTGGTCCTGGGCCACGACAGCTGTGGCGCCGTGGCCGCGACGATGAGCGCGGTCGAGCACGGCGTGCTTCCGGGCGGCTACATCCGCGACATCGTCGAGCGGGTCACGCCGAGCGTGCTGATCGCCCACCGCAAGGGCAAGACCGACCCCGATGCGGTCGAGGCCGAGCACGTGCGCCAGACCATCCGCCTGCTCGTCGAACGCTCCACGATCATCGGCGAGCGGGTGGCCGACGGCCGCCTCGCGGTGGTCGGGGCGACCTACGCCCTCGACGAGGGCCGCGCGCAGCTCGTCGAGGCGGTCGGTGACCTCGACTGGGACATCGAGCCGGAGTAG
- a CDS encoding Ohr family peroxiredoxin gives MPFEEVTEVAYTTAATATGGRSGRVTSADGVVDFELARPGSFSEPKANPETLFAAGYASCFSGALAFMAGKEGVDVSASTVTATVSFGKTDTGFGLAVELVADLPGVEPALAAKLVDLAHEFCPYSKATRGNIDVTARLA, from the coding sequence ATGCCGTTCGAGGAAGTCACCGAGGTCGCCTACACCACTGCCGCCACCGCCACCGGCGGGCGCAGCGGCCGCGTCACCAGCGCGGACGGCGTGGTCGACTTCGAGCTGGCCCGCCCCGGCAGCTTCAGCGAGCCCAAGGCCAACCCGGAGACGCTGTTCGCCGCGGGCTACGCGTCCTGCTTCTCCGGCGCGCTGGCGTTCATGGCCGGCAAGGAGGGCGTGGATGTCAGCGCCTCCACGGTCACCGCGACCGTGTCCTTCGGCAAGACCGACACCGGCTTCGGCCTGGCCGTCGAGCTCGTCGCCGACCTGCCCGGGGTCGAGCCCGCACTGGCCGCCAAGCTGGTCGACCTCGCCCACGAGTTCTGCCCCTACTCCAAGGCGACCCGCGGCAACATCGACGTCACCGCGCGCCTGGCCTGA
- a CDS encoding MOSC domain-containing protein, with amino-acid sequence MRLSQLHIHPLKSGAILPVERVRVEPWGLAGDRRWMVVDRDGVLLSAREERALFTVHASTTEAGDTLTLEAPGAPRLAVDRPEAAHIPVRLHRHELLARPAGAEADDWLVRVLGRPGLRLVWCDDPTRRSPNPTYGQPGDSVALADGYPVTLTTTASLRRLNDWITEAALERGESAPDPLPVQRFRPNLVIDGVDRAFAEDDWKRVRIGEVELRVVKHIDRCVMTTIDPDDPQRRDKEPIRTLSRHRKWDGLTWFGRQLIPDTPGTVQVGDELTVLD; translated from the coding sequence ATGCGCCTGAGCCAGCTGCACATCCACCCCCTCAAGAGCGGGGCGATCCTGCCGGTCGAGCGCGTCAGGGTCGAGCCGTGGGGCCTGGCGGGCGACCGCCGCTGGATGGTCGTCGACCGCGACGGGGTGCTGCTGTCGGCCCGGGAGGAGCGTGCCCTGTTCACGGTGCACGCGAGCACGACCGAGGCCGGCGACACCCTGACGCTCGAGGCGCCCGGCGCGCCCCGGCTCGCCGTGGACCGGCCCGAGGCCGCGCACATCCCGGTCCGCCTGCACCGGCACGAGCTCCTGGCCCGTCCGGCCGGAGCCGAGGCGGACGACTGGCTGGTCCGGGTGCTCGGACGCCCCGGGCTGCGCCTGGTGTGGTGCGACGACCCGACCCGCCGCTCTCCCAACCCGACCTACGGCCAGCCGGGTGACAGCGTCGCCCTCGCCGACGGCTACCCCGTCACGCTCACCACGACCGCCTCGCTGCGCCGGCTCAACGACTGGATCACCGAGGCTGCTCTCGAGCGTGGGGAGTCGGCGCCCGATCCCCTTCCGGTCCAACGGTTCCGGCCCAACCTGGTCATCGACGGAGTGGACCGGGCGTTCGCCGAGGACGACTGGAAGCGGGTGCGCATCGGCGAGGTGGAGCTACGCGTGGTCAAGCACATCGACCGCTGCGTGATGACCACGATCGACCCCGACGACCCGCAGCGCCGGGACAAGGAGCCGATCCGCACCCTGTCCCGGCACCGCAAGTGGGACGGGCTCACGTGGTTCGGCCGCCAGCTCATCCCCGACACCCCGGGCACCGTGCAGGTGGGCGACGAGCTCACGGTCCTGGACTGA
- the glmM gene encoding phosphoglucosamine mutase, producing the protein MARLFGTDGVRGLANRDVTAELALDLSVAAAHVLAEAGAFEGHRPRAVLGRDPRASGEFLAAAVTAGLLSAGVDVLDAGVLPTPAIAFLTADSDADLGVMLSASHNAMPDNGIKFFARGGHKLPDDVEDAIEARMREPWDRPTGARVGRLRTFEGGTERYVEHLLSALPHRLDGLRVVIDAAHGAASEVSPEAFRRAGADIVVIGGEPDGLNINDGYGSTHLDNLRKAVVEHGADLGVAHDGDADRCLAVDARGEVVDGDQIMAILSLAMRDHGTLAQDTLVTTVMSNLGMFQALEREGITVKQTAVGDRYVLEEMKASKLSLGGEQSGHVIALDHGTTGDGVLTGLLLASRVAETGRSLQDLASVMTRLPQVMINVKGVDKNRVDDHEDVQAEVRAVEAELAGTGRVLLRKSGTEPVVRVMVEADNEDRATEAAERLAAVVEKHLAL; encoded by the coding sequence GTGGCTCGACTCTTTGGCACCGACGGCGTTCGCGGGCTCGCGAACCGCGACGTCACCGCCGAGCTCGCCCTGGACCTGTCCGTCGCCGCCGCCCACGTGCTGGCTGAGGCCGGCGCCTTCGAGGGGCACCGGCCCCGCGCCGTGCTGGGCCGCGACCCGCGCGCGTCGGGGGAGTTCCTCGCCGCCGCCGTCACCGCCGGCCTGCTGTCCGCCGGCGTCGACGTGCTCGACGCGGGTGTGCTGCCGACACCGGCGATCGCGTTCCTCACCGCCGACTCCGACGCCGACCTCGGCGTGATGCTGTCGGCCTCGCACAACGCCATGCCCGACAACGGCATCAAGTTCTTCGCCCGTGGCGGGCACAAGCTCCCCGACGACGTCGAGGACGCCATCGAGGCCCGCATGCGCGAGCCGTGGGACCGCCCGACCGGTGCCCGCGTCGGCCGCCTGCGCACCTTCGAGGGGGGCACCGAGCGCTACGTCGAGCACCTGCTCTCGGCCCTGCCGCACCGCCTCGACGGCCTGCGCGTGGTCATCGACGCGGCCCACGGCGCGGCCAGCGAGGTCTCCCCGGAGGCGTTCCGCCGGGCCGGTGCCGACATCGTGGTCATCGGCGGCGAGCCCGACGGGCTCAACATCAACGACGGCTACGGCTCGACCCACCTGGACAACCTGCGCAAGGCGGTCGTCGAGCACGGCGCCGACCTCGGTGTCGCCCACGACGGCGACGCCGACCGCTGCCTGGCGGTCGACGCCCGCGGTGAGGTCGTCGACGGCGACCAGATCATGGCGATCCTGTCCCTGGCCATGCGCGACCACGGCACCCTGGCCCAGGACACGCTGGTCACGACGGTCATGAGCAACCTCGGCATGTTCCAGGCGCTGGAGCGTGAGGGCATCACCGTCAAGCAGACCGCGGTCGGTGACCGCTACGTGCTCGAGGAGATGAAGGCCTCGAAGCTCTCCCTCGGCGGCGAGCAGTCCGGGCACGTCATCGCCCTGGACCACGGCACCACGGGTGACGGGGTGCTCACGGGCCTGCTGCTCGCCTCCCGCGTGGCCGAGACCGGCCGCAGCCTGCAGGACCTCGCCTCGGTCATGACCCGCCTCCCGCAGGTCATGATCAACGTCAAGGGCGTCGACAAGAACCGGGTCGACGACCACGAGGACGTGCAGGCCGAGGTGCGGGCCGTCGAGGCCGAGCTGGCCGGGACGGGCCGCGTGCTGCTGCGCAAGTCCGGCACCGAGCCGGTGGTCCGCGTCATGGTCGAGGCCGACAACGAGGACCGCGCGACCGAGGCCGCCGAGCGCCTGGCCGCCGTGGTGGAGAAGCACCTGGCCCTCTGA
- the rpsI gene encoding 30S ribosomal protein S9, producing MADTTPVDTADIAGDEQELSNYTSESEAPAAAEARRPVVTAPGAGTGRRKQAIARVRIVPGTGEWKINGRTLDEYFPNKVHQQIVNEPLKVLELDGSYDVLVRVHGGGPSGQAGAVRLGVARSLNEVDAEANRPTLKKAGFLTRDARVPERKKAGLKKARKAPQYSKR from the coding sequence GTGGCTGACACCACCCCCGTCGACACCGCTGACATCGCGGGCGACGAGCAGGAGCTTTCCAACTACACCAGCGAGTCCGAGGCCCCGGCCGCGGCCGAGGCGCGCCGCCCGGTCGTCACCGCCCCCGGCGCCGGCACCGGCCGTCGCAAGCAGGCCATCGCCCGCGTGCGCATCGTCCCCGGCACCGGCGAGTGGAAGATCAACGGCCGCACGCTGGACGAGTACTTCCCGAACAAGGTCCACCAGCAGATCGTCAACGAGCCCCTGAAGGTGCTCGAGCTCGACGGCTCCTACGACGTGCTCGTGCGCGTCCACGGTGGTGGCCCCTCCGGCCAGGCCGGCGCCGTGCGCCTGGGCGTGGCCCGTTCGCTGAACGAGGTCGACGCCGAGGCCAACCGCCCGACGCTGAAGAAGGCCGGCTTCCTGACCCGCGACGCCCGCGTCCCGGAGCGCAAGAAGGCTGGTCTGAAGAAGGCCCGCAAGGCGCCTCAGTACAGCAAGCGCTGA
- the rplM gene encoding 50S ribosomal protein L13, with translation MRTYTPKASEVTRAWHVIDATDVVLGRLASQTAILLRGKHKPTFAPHVDTGDFVIIINADKVALTGAKLEKKKAYRHSGFPGGLKATTYQELLAKSPEKAVEKAIRGMIPKNSLGRQQLSKLKVYAGDTHPHQAQKPVPFEISQVAQ, from the coding sequence GTGCGTACGTACACCCCCAAGGCCAGCGAGGTCACCCGCGCCTGGCACGTCATCGACGCGACTGACGTCGTCCTTGGCCGCCTCGCGAGCCAGACCGCGATCCTCCTGCGGGGCAAGCACAAGCCGACCTTCGCCCCCCACGTCGACACCGGTGACTTCGTCATCATCATCAACGCTGACAAGGTCGCCCTCACCGGCGCCAAGCTGGAGAAGAAGAAGGCGTACCGCCACTCCGGCTTCCCGGGCGGCCTGAAGGCCACGACCTACCAGGAGCTGCTCGCCAAGAGCCCCGAGAAGGCCGTCGAGAAGGCCATCCGCGGCATGATCCCCAAGAACTCCCTCGGCCGCCAGCAGCTGTCCAAGCTGAAGGTCTACGCCGGCGACACCCACCCGCACCAGGCCCAGAAGCCGGTGCCCTTCGAGATCTCACAGGTCGCGCAGTAA
- a CDS encoding winged helix-turn-helix domain-containing protein produces MTTSSAPFHVDGPGLRVLAHPVRARLMAELRGTGPATATALAARLRTNTGATSYHLRKLAEVGLVVDTGEGTGRRRLWAASPGGSPRPEPADDGGDDDDAALDWLARDYVQHFAEKAQDWLDTRADWPGDWQEQVGLEDHLVLVTPAQLAALRGELHDLLERYRRVGAGSPQAKRVSVYTCPLPVDPPRRT; encoded by the coding sequence GTGACCACGTCCTCCGCCCCCTTCCACGTCGACGGACCGGGCCTGCGGGTGCTGGCCCACCCGGTCCGCGCGCGGCTCATGGCCGAGCTGCGCGGCACCGGCCCGGCGACGGCGACCGCCCTGGCGGCGCGGCTGCGCACCAACACCGGCGCGACGAGCTACCACCTGCGCAAGCTCGCCGAGGTCGGCCTCGTGGTCGACACCGGTGAGGGCACGGGTCGGCGCCGGCTGTGGGCGGCCAGCCCCGGCGGCAGCCCCCGTCCCGAGCCGGCCGACGACGGCGGCGACGACGACGACGCCGCCCTGGACTGGCTGGCCCGCGACTACGTGCAGCACTTCGCCGAGAAGGCCCAGGACTGGCTGGACACCCGCGCGGACTGGCCGGGGGACTGGCAGGAGCAGGTCGGGCTGGAGGACCACCTCGTGCTCGTGACCCCGGCCCAGCTCGCGGCCCTGCGTGGCGAGCTGCACGACCTGCTCGAGCGCTACCGCCGCGTCGGCGCGGGCAGCCCGCAGGCCAAGCGGGTCTCGGTCTACACCTGTCCCCTGCCGGTCGACCCGCCCCGCCGCACCTGA
- the pulA gene encoding pullulanase-type alpha-1,6-glucosidase: MAGRWSTVVAAVAASTLATVGLVPALAPTAAAADRTATLVGSLQSELGCSDDWQPDCTGTDLTREGDGTAYGRDFRVPAGSYQLKVAINHSWDESYGADGAKGGANIPLVLQGPATVHVSYDDQTHKIGVAPTDLPGPATAADKALAGSSLRGPLTRERFYFVMADRFANGNPGNDSGGLTGTRMATGFDPTDKGFYHGGDLAGLTGKLDYIKSLGTTAIWLTPAFKNRPVQGTGADASAGYHGYWITDFTKIDPHLGSNEDMKRLIAAAHAKGMKVFFDIITNHTADVIDSADGQHGYVSKAQRPYTDASGKAFDDKAYAGGDTFPALDPATSFPHPPTFRTEADKTVKVPAWLNDPTLYHNRGDSTFAGESAEYGDFVGLDDLWTEQPKVVDGMTYIYKQWVDFGIDGFRIDTVKHVNLEFWQHFSPAVMDHARAQGNSRFFMFGEVYDADPKVMSRFTTAGRLPATLDFGFQSNALAFAQGKATAGLRDFYAGDDYYTDTDSNAYELPTFLGNHDMGRIAMMLKGSGSSGDDLMARTKLANELMFLTRGQPVVYYGDEQGFIGSGGDKDARQDMFATKVPDYASQEVLGGPSGSKDRYDESAPLYRQLQSLERLRAANPGLADGAQIHRYASDGAGIYAFSRVDTATGTEYVVAANNATTAKSATFSTYSDRMHFAPLLGASRDLVSGADDRVSVTVPPLSVSVWKARSGLAHRRTAPAVYLTSPQAGGVVGGRAEVGAAIPENAFAQVSFAWRAAGTSQWHPLGTDDNAPYRVFHDVSGLAKGTLLEYRAVAKDSSGNISASSSYGVVGDAAATGGSGGSGGVGPVTQPDNVSVPGSDNSEMGCPGDWQPDCAQAQLSLDAKDQVWKGTTTSIPAGDYEYKAAIDKSWDENYGAGGAKGGSNIAFTAPGGPVTFYYDHATHYATSTAQGPIITAPGSFQSKLGCPADWSPDCMRPWLQDPDGDGTYTWSTDQIPAGSYEFKVAHNLSWDENYGAGGAPGGANIGFSVPSDGTVVTFSYVLATHQASVKTSRAGASPDLKKAKAYWVSRDLLAWPASGVPAGSDPALLHWRLHWSPTGDLGVDAEAVTGGSTADLTYDASGLPASVTAAHPELKGYLALRLDPKVARQAEDILRGQVAVGLYDELGRLLDATGVQTPGVLDDLYAPAASRRSMGVTWDGRTPSFALWAPTARSVDLLTWPAGSAADAPVSAATRTAMRRQGDGSWTAAGRPQWRGARYLYDVEVFAPTTGRVEHNLVTDPYSVALTLDSTRSVAVDLADPAYRPALWSGTPSPTLKQDVDSTIYELHVRDFSIGDTSVPADHRGSYLAFADDGNGTKHLKALAAAGLNTVHLLPTFDIASIEEDPAKQAKPACDLASYGPASEEQQKCVTAVAGKDAFNWGYDPWHWMAPEGSYASSAAAADGGQRVAQFRTMVGGLHQDGLRVVLDQVFNHTPASGEAPTSVLDQVVPGYYQRLNATGAVETSTCCQNVATEHAMAQKVMVDAVVSWARSYHVDGFRFDLMGHHSRDTMLAVRHALDALTLQHDGVDGRSIYLYGEGWNFGEVANNALFTQATQGQLGGTHIGTFSDRLRDAVRGGGPFDEDPRKQGFGSGEATDPNGAAVNDGAAGSLQHDTDLVELGLAGNLRAFTFTDTEGKVVRGDQVDYNGSPAGYADQPDEVVSYVDAHDNETLWDSLTYKLPVATSMADRVRMNTLSLATTALSQTPSFWHAGADLLRSKSFDRDSYDSSDWFNTLDWTGADNGFGHGLPREGSNSAKWPYMKPLLANPALKPSATDVATASAQAQDLLRLRFSSPLLRLGSADAIRAKVGFPVSGTGDAHPGVVVMRIDDTVGADVDPALKGLVVVFNASPSAVAQKLPGMTGADLALSPVEAGGADPVVKTSRWDASSSTLTVPARSVAVFVQH; this comes from the coding sequence GTGGCCGGTCGCTGGTCCACCGTCGTCGCTGCCGTCGCAGCATCCACGCTCGCCACCGTCGGCCTGGTGCCGGCGCTGGCGCCCACCGCGGCGGCGGCCGACCGCACCGCCACGCTGGTTGGCTCGCTGCAGTCCGAGCTCGGCTGCTCCGACGACTGGCAGCCGGACTGCACGGGCACCGACCTGACCCGCGAGGGCGACGGCACGGCATACGGCAGGGACTTCCGGGTGCCGGCCGGCAGCTACCAGCTCAAGGTGGCGATCAACCACAGCTGGGACGAGAGCTACGGCGCGGACGGCGCCAAGGGCGGGGCCAACATCCCGCTGGTGCTGCAGGGACCGGCCACGGTGCACGTGTCCTACGACGACCAGACGCACAAGATCGGCGTCGCCCCGACCGACCTGCCCGGCCCGGCGACGGCGGCCGACAAGGCGCTTGCCGGATCCAGCCTGCGCGGGCCGCTGACCCGCGAGCGGTTCTACTTCGTCATGGCCGACCGGTTCGCCAACGGCAACCCCGGCAACGACAGCGGCGGCCTGACCGGCACCCGGATGGCCACCGGCTTCGACCCGACGGACAAGGGCTTCTACCACGGCGGTGACCTGGCGGGGCTGACCGGCAAGCTCGACTACATCAAGTCCCTGGGCACCACGGCGATCTGGCTGACGCCGGCGTTCAAGAACCGCCCGGTGCAGGGCACCGGGGCCGACGCCAGCGCCGGATATCACGGCTACTGGATCACCGACTTCACGAAGATCGACCCGCACCTGGGCAGCAACGAGGACATGAAGCGCCTCATCGCCGCCGCCCACGCCAAGGGGATGAAGGTCTTCTTCGACATCATCACCAACCACACCGCCGACGTCATCGACTCCGCCGACGGCCAGCACGGCTACGTGTCCAAGGCCCAGCGGCCCTACACCGACGCCAGCGGGAAGGCCTTCGACGACAAGGCCTATGCCGGGGGTGACACCTTCCCGGCGCTGGACCCGGCGACCTCGTTCCCGCACCCGCCGACGTTCCGCACCGAGGCGGACAAGACCGTCAAGGTGCCGGCGTGGCTGAACGACCCGACGCTCTACCACAACCGCGGTGACTCGACCTTCGCCGGCGAGTCCGCGGAGTACGGCGACTTCGTCGGGCTCGACGACCTCTGGACCGAGCAGCCCAAGGTCGTTGACGGCATGACCTACATCTACAAGCAGTGGGTCGACTTCGGCATCGACGGCTTCCGCATCGACACCGTCAAGCACGTCAACCTCGAGTTCTGGCAGCACTTCTCGCCGGCCGTCATGGATCACGCGCGCGCCCAGGGCAACAGCCGGTTCTTCATGTTCGGCGAGGTCTACGACGCCGACCCCAAGGTCATGAGCCGGTTCACCACCGCCGGGCGCCTGCCCGCCACCCTCGACTTCGGCTTCCAGTCCAACGCGCTCGCCTTCGCCCAGGGCAAGGCCACCGCGGGGCTGCGCGACTTCTATGCCGGCGACGACTACTACACCGACACGGACTCCAACGCCTACGAGCTGCCGACCTTCCTCGGCAACCACGACATGGGCCGGATCGCCATGATGCTCAAGGGATCTGGCTCCTCCGGCGATGACCTCATGGCGCGCACGAAGCTGGCCAACGAGCTGATGTTCCTCACCCGGGGGCAGCCGGTCGTCTACTACGGCGACGAGCAGGGCTTCATCGGCAGCGGCGGCGACAAGGACGCCCGGCAGGACATGTTCGCCACCAAGGTGCCCGACTATGCCTCGCAGGAGGTGCTCGGCGGCCCGTCCGGGAGCAAGGACCGGTATGACGAGTCCGCGCCGCTGTACCGCCAGCTCCAGTCCCTGGAGCGGCTGCGGGCGGCGAACCCGGGGCTCGCCGACGGCGCGCAGATCCACCGCTACGCCTCCGACGGCGCGGGCATCTACGCGTTCAGCCGCGTCGACACGGCGACCGGCACGGAGTACGTCGTGGCCGCCAACAACGCCACCACCGCGAAGTCGGCGACGTTCAGCACCTACAGCGACCGGATGCACTTCGCCCCGCTGCTGGGCGCTTCCCGCGACCTGGTCTCCGGCGCGGACGACCGGGTCAGCGTCACCGTGCCGCCGCTGTCGGTGTCGGTGTGGAAGGCCCGCAGCGGCCTGGCGCACCGGCGCACCGCGCCCGCCGTCTACCTCACCTCGCCCCAGGCGGGGGGAGTCGTCGGGGGCCGGGCCGAGGTCGGCGCCGCGATCCCCGAGAACGCGTTCGCCCAGGTGAGCTTCGCCTGGCGGGCGGCCGGGACCAGCCAGTGGCACCCGCTCGGCACCGACGACAATGCGCCGTACCGCGTCTTCCACGACGTCAGCGGCCTGGCCAAGGGCACCCTGCTGGAGTACCGCGCGGTCGCGAAGGACAGCAGCGGCAACATCTCGGCGAGCTCGTCCTACGGCGTCGTCGGCGACGCGGCAGCCACGGGCGGGAGCGGCGGCTCCGGCGGGGTCGGCCCGGTCACCCAGCCCGACAACGTCAGCGTGCCGGGAAGCGACAACTCCGAGATGGGTTGCCCCGGTGACTGGCAGCCGGACTGCGCCCAGGCGCAGCTCTCGCTCGACGCCAAGGACCAGGTCTGGAAGGGCACGACCACCTCGATCCCGGCCGGGGACTACGAGTACAAGGCCGCCATCGACAAGAGCTGGGACGAGAACTACGGCGCCGGCGGGGCCAAGGGCGGCAGCAACATCGCCTTCACCGCGCCCGGCGGACCGGTGACGTTCTACTACGACCACGCCACGCACTACGCGACGAGCACCGCGCAGGGCCCGATCATCACCGCGCCCGGCTCGTTCCAGAGCAAGCTGGGCTGCCCCGCCGACTGGAGCCCGGACTGCATGCGGCCGTGGCTGCAGGACCCCGACGGCGACGGGACCTACACGTGGTCGACCGACCAGATCCCTGCGGGCAGCTACGAGTTCAAGGTCGCCCACAACCTGTCCTGGGACGAGAACTACGGCGCCGGCGGTGCCCCCGGCGGGGCCAACATCGGCTTCTCGGTGCCCTCGGACGGCACGGTCGTGACGTTCTCCTACGTCCTCGCGACGCACCAGGCCAGCGTCAAGACCTCGCGGGCCGGTGCCTCACCGGACCTGAAGAAGGCCAAGGCCTACTGGGTCAGCCGCGACCTGCTCGCCTGGCCGGCCAGTGGCGTGCCCGCCGGTTCCGACCCGGCGTTGCTGCACTGGCGGCTGCACTGGTCGCCCACCGGCGACCTCGGCGTGGACGCCGAGGCGGTCACCGGCGGCTCCACCGCCGACCTGACGTATGACGCGTCAGGGCTCCCGGCCTCCGTCACCGCCGCCCACCCCGAGCTCAAGGGCTACCTCGCGCTGCGGCTGGACCCAAAGGTCGCGAGGCAGGCGGAGGACATCCTGCGCGGGCAGGTCGCCGTTGGGCTCTACGACGAGCTCGGCCGGTTGCTCGACGCCACCGGGGTGCAGACCCCCGGCGTGCTGGACGACCTCTACGCCCCGGCCGCCTCGCGGCGCAGCATGGGCGTCACGTGGGACGGACGCACCCCCTCGTTCGCGCTGTGGGCGCCGACCGCCCGGTCGGTCGACCTGCTGACGTGGCCGGCCGGCTCGGCCGCCGACGCGCCGGTGTCCGCCGCCACGCGGACGGCCATGCGCCGTCAGGGCGACGGCTCGTGGACGGCGGCGGGCCGCCCGCAGTGGCGCGGCGCGCGATACCTCTATGACGTGGAGGTGTTCGCCCCCACCACCGGCAGGGTCGAGCACAACCTCGTCACCGACCCCTACTCGGTGGCGCTGACGCTGGACTCGACCCGGTCGGTGGCGGTGGACCTGGCCGACCCGGCCTACCGCCCGGCCCTCTGGTCGGGGACGCCGTCGCCGACGCTGAAGCAGGACGTGGACTCCACGATCTACGAGCTGCACGTGCGGGACTTCTCCATCGGCGACACCAGCGTGCCCGCCGACCACCGCGGCTCCTACCTCGCCTTCGCCGACGACGGCAACGGCACCAAGCACCTCAAGGCGCTCGCCGCCGCGGGGCTCAACACCGTGCACCTGCTGCCGACGTTCGACATCGCCTCGATCGAGGAGGACCCGGCCAAGCAGGCCAAGCCGGCGTGCGACCTGGCCTCCTACGGGCCGGCCAGTGAGGAGCAGCAGAAGTGCGTCACGGCCGTCGCCGGCAAGGACGCCTTCAACTGGGGCTACGACCCGTGGCACTGGATGGCGCCGGAGGGCTCCTACGCCTCCAGCGCCGCGGCGGCCGACGGCGGCCAGCGGGTCGCGCAGTTCCGCACCATGGTCGGCGGCCTGCACCAGGACGGCCTGCGGGTCGTGCTGGACCAGGTGTTCAACCACACGCCGGCCAGCGGTGAGGCGCCGACGTCGGTGCTCGACCAGGTCGTTCCCGGCTACTACCAGCGGCTCAACGCCACCGGCGCCGTGGAGACCTCGACCTGCTGCCAGAACGTGGCCACCGAGCACGCCATGGCGCAGAAGGTCATGGTCGACGCGGTCGTCTCGTGGGCCCGCAGCTACCACGTCGACGGGTTCCGCTTCGACCTCATGGGCCACCACAGCCGCGACACCATGCTCGCGGTTCGGCACGCCCTCGACGCGCTGACGCTGCAGCACGACGGCGTCGACGGCCGCTCGATCTACCTCTACGGCGAGGGCTGGAACTTCGGCGAGGTGGCCAACAACGCGCTGTTCACCCAGGCCACGCAGGGCCAGCTCGGCGGCACCCACATCGGCACGTTCTCCGACCGCCTCCGCGACGCGGTGCGCGGCGGCGGGCCGTTCGACGAGGACCCGCGCAAGCAGGGCTTCGGCAGCGGCGAGGCGACCGACCCCAACGGGGCAGCGGTCAACGACGGCGCGGCCGGCTCGCTGCAGCACGACACCGACCTCGTCGAGCTCGGCCTCGCCGGCAACCTGCGGGCGTTCACGTTCACCGACACCGAGGGCAAGGTCGTGCGCGGTGACCAGGTCGACTACAACGGCTCGCCGGCCGGCTATGCCGACCAGCCCGACGAGGTGGTCAGCTACGTCGACGCCCACGACAACGAGACGCTGTGGGACTCGCTGACCTACAAGCTGCCGGTGGCCACGAGCATGGCCGACCGGGTCCGGATGAACACCCTGTCGCTGGCGACGACCGCCCTGTCGCAGACCCCGTCGTTCTGGCACGCGGGCGCCGACCTGTTGCGCAGCAAGAGCTTTGACCGCGACAGCTACGACAGTAGCGACTGGTTCAACACCCTCGACTGGACCGGTGCGGACAACGGCTTCGGCCACGGCCTCCCGCGCGAGGGCTCCAACAGCGCCAAGTGGCCCTACATGAAGCCGCTGCTGGCCAACCCCGCGCTCAAGCCCTCGGCGACCGACGTGGCGACCGCCTCGGCCCAGGCCCAGGACCTGCTGCGGCTGCGCTTCTCCTCGCCGCTGTTGCGCCTCGGCTCGGCCGACGCCATCCGCGCCAAGGTCGGCTTCCCGGTCTCCGGCACCGGTGACGCCCACCCGGGCGTGGTCGTCATGCGCATCGACGACACGGTCGGGGCGGACGTCGACCCGGCCCTGAAGGGCCTGGTCGTGGTGTTCAACGCCTCGCCGAGCGCGGTGGCCCAGAAGCTGCCCGGTATGACGGGTGCCGACCTCGCGCTGTCCCCGGTCGAGGCCGGGGGAGCGGACCCGGTGGTCAAGACCTCCCGGTGGGATGCGTCGAGCAGCACCCTGACGGTGCCCGCTCGTAGCGTGGCGGTGTTCGTGCAGCACTGA